The genomic region GCGTCCATCGCGGCCCCGGTGGAGCAGACGGCCTCGACGACACCGCAATGGACGCCCCCGTGGACGATGCCGTACGGCTGCCGGTGGACGGGACCGACGTCGTACTCGACCACCACCTCGTCGCGCGTCGCCCGCACGTAGCGGAAGCCCATGGCGGCGTCCCAGCCGGCCTTCCACTGGGCGCGCAGCTCTTCCGGATCGAGGGGAGGTCGATCGGGCATGGGCTAGAGGCCGTACGCCTTCTTCAGGTCCGGGTCCTTCCGGGCAAGCAGCTCGGCCAGGCTCACCATCACCTTGCACTGCTTCCAGGTGGCGTCGTCCTGCATCTTGCCGTCGATCATGTGGACGCCGCGGCCGTCGGGAATCGCCTCGAGGACCTTCTTCGCGAACAGCACTTCGTCGATGGGCGGGCTGAAGACCTTCTTCGCGATCGCGATCTGGTTCGGGTGCAGCGACCACGCGCCGACGCAGCCGAGCAGGAAGGCGGCGCGGAACTGGTCCTCGCAGCCGAGCGAATCGCCGATGTCGCCGAACGGCCCATAGAAGGGCAGGCACCCCATCGCAGTGCAGGCATCGACCATGCGCGCGATCGAGTAGTGCCACGGATCCTGCTGCGCCGTCGGGCGCGGTGCCTCCGGGTGCTGCTTGTCGGGATCGCTGCGGACGAGATAGGCGGGATGGCCGCCGCCGACGCGGGTCGTCTTCATGCGACGGGACGCGGCGAGGTCCGCCGGGCCGAAGCTCACGCCCTGCATGCGCGGGCTCGCGGCGCAGATCTCTTCGACGTTGGTCACGCCGAGCGCCGTCTCGAGGATGGCATGGACGAGCAGGGGGCGCTGCAGCTTGTGCTTGGCTTCGAGCTGCGCCAGCAGCCGGTCGACGTAGTGGATGTCCCATGGCCCCTCGACCTTGGGGACCATGACGACCGACAGGCGCTGTCCGATCGCGCCGACGAGCGTCGTGAGGTCGTCGAGACACCACGGCGAGTCGAGGCTGTTGATACGCGTCCACAGCGGCGTGTCGCCGAGATCGACCTCGCGGCCGACGCGAACGAGGCCCTCGCGCGCCGCGACCTTCTTGTCCGCGGCGATCGCATCCTCGAGGTTTCCGAGCAGGATGTCGGCCTGTCGCGCGAGATCCGGCAGCTTGGCGGCCATCTTCTCGTTCGA from Candidatus Eisenbacteria bacterium harbors:
- a CDS encoding CoA ester lyase — encoded protein: MRSPRDFLKPLALGAPEPVREIPFGPSRMIHFFDPSNEKMAAKLPDLARQADILLGNLEDAIAADKKVAAREGLVRVGREVDLGDTPLWTRINSLDSPWCLDDLTTLVGAIGQRLSVVMVPKVEGPWDIHYVDRLLAQLEAKHKLQRPLLVHAILETALGVTNVEEICAASPRMQGVSFGPADLAASRRMKTTRVGGGHPAYLVRSDPDKQHPEAPRPTAQQDPWHYSIARMVDACTAMGCLPFYGPFGDIGDSLGCEDQFRAAFLLGCVGAWSLHPNQIAIAKKVFSPPIDEVLFAKKVLEAIPDGRGVHMIDGKMQDDATWKQCKVMVSLAELLARKDPDLKKAYGL